ATGGTGCCCAGGCCTGGGGGAGCTGTTCTTTAACCCCTGCAAccccgagcagctgcagggcagagctggcccaggggctgggctgggctctggcagcactggcagggaaggagcccggggccacaggaacagctcgggctgggacagctccagcagcagaggcgtgggcagggagggagggaggcagtgctgagggaagccctgctgcaggggagatgtggcacctgccggccctgccctgcagggcacacactgccctgagcagcacagctcttgtgtcccctcgcagccagcacagccctcagcccgggggctcggggccctcagtcccctcctgggccggcagagcagccccagagatgaagggcatctctcctgccatgtgcccattccctgctgaccaGGGCCTGAGGGccactgtcctgcactgctgctgcctggcaggggctgtgcagggctgggcagggaaaggcttttcctcagggcctggctctctctctccttgccttgcccaggtgctcctggcattgctgacgggctctctgggaatggcagttccagctgcaggctcaggcccagcCCTTGGTCTCCTCCtgtgcaggctgagcacagcaatggggtgtcccagctccctctgccctggggagctctgggcagggcaggctgggaatgagccGACTCTCCCTGactttgggaaaggcaggagccaCTTTGTGTGCCAGggatccctctgctctcagcagtgtcTCCTGGCTTTCCAGGATAACAAAGGAGTGGACATCAGAAAGGTGCAAGTCCATGACAGCTGGGAACATGTCGCatggacagagcagctcccctcagtCTGCACTAAGCCTCCTGCAATCCTCCTGCCTCACTTTACCCCCTGTTCTCCCCTGGTGCAGCGGAATCTCTCATTCTGCCTCCTGCAATCCCCATCCCTTCACCCTGGCAACTCCTGTGCCTTAGGAGGAGATTCTTTGTCCAAGTTCAAACACCAGGACTGGCCCCTGCCCTCTGTTCACCTCCACTGACTGGGAATCAGGGCTAACTCCAGGGTATCCTGGTTCTTGAGGTCTAGCTCCTCCTTGAGTATTGGCCAGCAGCAATCGCCAGCAACCAAGATGAAGGAAGTTCTGCTAGACGTAGAAAAAGGGGTGGTATTTATTTACAGGGAATGATCTGTGGGAAAGGGTTTTGACTCTTCTATGAGAAATCTACCCTCAAACTTCACTATCTTGCTTCCTAAAGGTTGAAACAGCCAGACATagcaaatgtccaacagcagctccatcagccacttcctcctgctgccattggcagacacacggcacctgcagctcctgcacttctgcctcttcctgggcatctccctggctgccctcctggccaacggcctcatcatcagcgccgtagcctgcggccacctcctgcacacgcccatgttcttcttcctgctcaacctggccctcaccgacctgggctccatctgcaccactgtccccaaagccatgcacaattccctctgggacaccaggaacatctcctacacaggatgtgctgcacacctctttttctttgccttttttatatCAGCAGAATATTCTCTCCTGACCATCATGTGCTACGACCGCtacgtgtccatctgcaaacccctgcactacgggaccctcctgggcagcagagcttgtgcccacatggcagcagctgcctgggccagtggcTTTCTCAAtgctctgctgcacacagccaatACATTTTCTCTGCCCCTATGCCAGGGCAATGCcctgggccagttcttctgtgaaatcccacacatcctcaagctctcctgctcacaCTCCAAACTCAGGGAACTTGGGCTCATTGTCCTAAGTGCTTCTCTatatttcagctgttttgtgttcatttttttctcctatgtgcagatcttGAGGGCcgtgctgaggatcccctctgagcagggacggcacaaagccttttctacctgcctccctcacctggctgtgctctccctgtTTCTCAGCACTGGCTTTGTTACCTACCTAAAGCCCCCCTCCATTTCCTCCCCATCTCTGGATCTGGTtgtgtcagttctgtactcggtGGTGCCTCCAGTCttgaaccccctcatctacagcctgaggaaccaggagctcaaggctgcagtgtggataCTGATCACTGGACAATTTCAGAAACATTGAACTGCTGGCCAGTTTCTGCAAACTCTTTGTAATAAAAGTCATCTTTGATACTTCCTGTTGGTTTGATTATGGGAGTTTTTTCATATGTTTTAGTTTTTCAACATCATCCACAAAGAAAGACCATTGTTTGTGCCTTTTGTAATTTAGATTCTTTCCACCTTTACTGAGGTGCTATGTCACCCTTGTTTTTCTGAGtctttttaaagccttctgattgttcaaAAGTGGGAGTCAGTTTCTctagtttctgcacaatattaggagcagtgtttcacttttttcatgcatgggaacataaacaaaccttttgttttcattccctgtcctttgtttacatatttctagcctgaaaataatgcaATAATGTTGAcagctagtctggccagtggggtgacGAGttagtaaccccagaagccaatctacaaccagacccacaaatgtataaaaatgaaagaaataaacaggctgctttccctgccctgGTTTTGGGGGAGCAACTCTGCACTTCAGACTTCTTGTCTCTGTGTTATTGCTTTGCATGCTGCTACCACAATTCGTGACCCATCTGTGTGACAGAAcagtctggtgaggttttccttcccctctttccctgttgtgtgcctgctctgcaggacactCTGGTGTTGGAACTTTGGGGGATCCTCTTGGAGCGGAAACACGCTGAGGTCTCTTGGGAGGGGCTTCAGCGTCTGTTCGTGTGGGACATAGAGCGTGGGTTCTTTCCCATGCCCGATGACGTGCTCTGTTGGGAGGTGTGGTTCCTCCTGGGGGAATGTCTGTTGGAGGTACTCAAAACGGAATATGATGACGAGTTTGCACGATTGTTGGTgcagtggaaattatttgaaGGGGCCGTGTTGAGGTCAACCCCCCCAAGCTCGCAGACCTCACGGGCTGCCTCCCCCATTTCGAAGCAGGACAgggggctggaggagagcaggatcGTTACATCAGACTCAGAAGTATTGTCCTAGTCCGAACTTCAGCTCCCTGGTGAGGCGgactctccccctccctccccaatCGCTGTGCCGGAGGTTCTTTCCCTCTCAGGCTCCGGCGCTGCTCTCTGAGTGGGGGAGCACGTCCCGAGCCTGTCGGCACTGCTCGGGCAGCGGGGGGACGGGTCCCCAGTGAGCCCGGGGCCGGTCCCACCTGTCCTTGAGCTGTGGAGCCGCCGGAACAGGGTGGGGTGGggcctccttccctccatgcCTTCAGGTGTTGGTGGAGGAGGGCGTCCCGGGGGCACAGGCCCCACTGTTGTTTGACCAGGATTCGGTCACTGTGTGGTTTCTGTGCTGCGGCACGTCCATCATCTATCCGATGGAGGCAGGTGAAGCGGTGGACCCTGCCCTGCCACCCAGGTTGGGGCCGGAGAGGGGTGCGTTGGCCGCTTCTGTCCCCGCGCCGCCTGCtgagggagcgcggggcggggacGATGCCGGAGGCAAGGTCCCGGTCGGTTCTTCGATGGACGCCGCCCCCAGGGGCGGGCTGACAGCTCCGCTCCGtgtgggggtggcagtgcctgcAGGCCTCCGCCCCCCTGCAGGGACCCTTCAGGGCGGGAGTCCTGGACACTCCACTCCCAGCGCCAGCCCCGCGggctgtggcagggggtggtgctcgcggggcagggagggactTTGGCACAGCCAGCTCTAATGGGCTGCCAGCAGGAGACGGCACAACCCCTGGTGTGGCGGAGGTGCTGTCGCCGTCTCCGCCTGAATGCAGCCCAAGTTCCCCAGCTGTGCCGGGATGTGTGCCTGCCGTGGAGCCCTTTGACTGGTCTCCAGCGGCCAGGGCTGTGGTGCAGCTGCTGGCgggccccagccctgctgaggatgCGGCAGGCGCGGCACCATCTCCGTTTCCCGCTTGTGAGCGTTACGGCAGCTGCGGGCGCCggggtgtttaagttcagcgcgaACGGGGACACAGCCGGAATGCGGCTGGTCTTTGACAAGAGCAAAGGGCCCCACGCTGTTGGCTCTTCCTGCACAGCCTGGTGGACACTCCCTGCTGTCAGGTGACCGTACGCCTGAAAGACTGTCAGCAGTTCTGGGGAGAGGTGAAAGCTAAGGCTGAAGGACTGAGCgatggtgctgatgctggtgctggacctgcAGTGTCTGGTGTTCAGCTAGTCCCCagccgagtgcctgcctctgaccctgtggggcccacagggcaggatatggcaggtgctgctgcttcatctgagggtcttcaggccttccctgtccttcagggtgctactcataacaactatcaacccttggcttggcaggccttggaCAGAACTGCGTGGTGCAGTCGGGAAGTATGgtctgggctcagctgaggtgatgcaggttctccattattttaatgccagtcttttgacgccctttgacattcggagcttggcttgggcccttttcccaccggctgaatatgacttctttgagcatAAACGGACTCAGTTGGCAGGCAGAACGGTTGAACGGAATAGGACACTGGGTCAGGGTGATCCTAGGCGTATTGATTAATACCGATATGCTactgggaacaggcaattataccagggccgatgagcaggctggttttgagccctcggtccaggagcagtgccagcagacaggcatggcagccctggttcagaccatacagctggctactccacaggaGTCCTTTGTAACGATCATCCGgggagttgatgagcccttcctgtgctttgcaggacaGCTGACTGCTgtggttgagaagcaggtgagtgatcctgaggcaaggaagctcatgcttcagtCCCTTGCTCGAAGCATttgcaatgctgtttgcaagggGATAATTGAGGCACTTCCTGGGGATCCGCCCATGTCGCAGATGGTTGAGGCCTGTGTGAgggtaaccccttccagccaacagatggtTGCCATAGCTACAGCTGtacagccagctgtggctacggTTGTCCAACTGACAGTGGCTACGGCGGTCCAACCAGCCATGCCCACAGCCGTGCaactggctgtggctgctgctgtgcagcctgcttaGGTTGTTCCCCAGGGTGTGCAATGGCAGCAATGGGGTGCtcgggccaggaagaaacagggcagaaaggcacagaagcctacggctgtcttgtttcattgtgcacaatgtggaaggccgaatcatGCTGTGGACATGTGTAAGGCAACGGTGCACGTGAATGGTCATTCGTTGGTCAGTTCGGGAAATGCAATGCGGAGCGCAAAGGCAAGACGCATgccgacacaaatgtctctgcctcagccccaaccaatggagatctgctcagcaggcttgcagccagcacccacggttcagcaggtgttgatgtctgcacagccgagtctgtcgtgattgattcggacaaaatacaccaggttcccctggatgcctttggtcccttgggtgatgaCATGAGTGCCTTCCTTATGcggaggtccagtgccaccattcagggtatcatggtgcacctgggactgattgatgtGGATTTCTCGGGACAGATTCacgcaatggtctccacacccacccaccCTCTGACTAccccaaaaggcacacgaatTGCTCAAGTTGTTCCTTataagtcttctgtttccagaatcGAGGACCGGTCGCGAGGTGATGGCGGCTTCGGCTCTACTGGGCCACCTcaagtgcgctggactgctgtcctgaccaaagactgtcctgagacgctgtgtaccgtgtccattgttggtgccacgccatcggagattcaccttcaTGGCCTCCTAGATACCGGGGCTGatgtgagcattctctccctggctgcttggcccctgCAGTGGCCTTTCAGCCTGGCCAAGACATCGAtctcgggcttaggaggaacgaagcaatgctacgtgagccggaatcccgtggccatcatgaacccggagggacagacggccataatttggcctcatgttactgagattgctcagaacctctgagggagggatgttttggccgcgtgCTGGGTGCGAATGggaacggatttttgattggggccactgtgataAAGAGCGCAAAGTAtcccacgcctcctttacggtggctggtggacagacccatctgggagaaccagtggcctctccctcatgacaagctaatcgcccttcgtgaactcgtacaggagcagttggaccaggggcatttggaaccatctaccagtccctggaacactcctgtcttttgtatcaaaaagaagtctgggaaatggaggttgctacaagacctccgaaagatcaatgccgtgatggaaggcatggggacattgcaggctggtatgccatcgcctaccatgcttcctgcggactggccggtcctcattgtggatctgaaggattgtttttttatgatccctctgcatcccgatgacagaccaaaatttgcatTCATGGTcccaacaataaataatgccaagcccgcacagcggtatcaatggagagttttgcGTCAGGGCATGCAAAATTCGccaatgttatgccaatggtacGTAGCCcatgccttgtctggagttcgcaagcagtttcctgatgctcacgtctatcattatatggacgacattttggtggctgcgcccacccaggatgagctgctgaggatacagcctcagttgttgagtgctctgcattcacatggactgcaggtggctccagaaaaggtacaacaacaacctccctggaaatatttgtgggtcaaaattctggaacggacaatctgtcaccaggaggtgcaatttgtgcaatcggtgaagacagtgaatgatgctcagaagctggtaggtgtcatcacttggttacgtccttacttgggactgaccacagcacaagtgtctcccttgtttgaattgttgaaaggggacactgatttaaagtcacctcgtgaattgacccctgaggcacgaaatGTactggaggaggttcagcaagctgttttgGCTcgccaggtgtaccgcattgaaccttccattgatgtcactgtgttcatcaccactcctgatttacatcctacaggtatcatcggccaatggaatgatgattggactgatcctctgcacatcttggaatgggtcttcctgcctcatcagcctcATAAGACGGCGAcggcgctgtttgaattgattgcgggcttgataatcaagtgccggcaacgctgtttgcaattgatgggtgcagatccctcaaagatcatactcccggttcagagggaggaatttgattggagctatgcgaacaatgtttcgctgcaaagtgctctcgagggtttttcagggcagatcacttaccatctgcctagccacaagctattgcaagtggccaaaaatactcaattttctctacgacccaaaaatggccaagagccagtgcaaggtcccaccgtcttcactgacggttcgggcaaaacaggaaaagccattgttacctggcaggatggatctgagtggcaggttttggaaggccatgaggatgggtcagcccaactggttgaactaaaggctgctgtcatggcatttgagaaattttcccaggaacctttcagtTTGATCACGGACTCAGCCTATGTTGCCGACTTTGCACAGCGAttgggttgttcagttttgaaggaggtcagtaaccctgccttgttttatttactgaaggccctgtggtgtgcaattcaggccagagttcatccatactacgttctgcatgtacggagtcacactaacttgccaggatttgtagcggaaggtaacgcaagggctgacaagttggctaacccagcgtgggtagcccctcagcctgacgtgctcgcgcaggccaaggcatcgcatgggtttttccaccagaATGCGCATAccctgcagaagcagttccaactgacggccactgaggctcaTGAAATTGTCGAGTCGTGTgacgactgtcacgcccttggtgcgccattgccggcaggggttaaccccagaggccttaaagccttggagctttggcagaccgatgtcacccaggtcgccgagtttggccggctcaagtatgtgcatgtcacggtggacacgttctcctctgcgatgtgggcttctgctcacacaggagagaaagcccgcgatgtcattgcccactggaggcaggcctttgctgttcttggcataccttctgctgtgaaaaccgacaatggtcctgcttatgcctcacagCAGGTACGGCAGctcctacagtcatggggtgtgtcacataactttggcatccctcattctccgacgggacaggcgattgtagaaaGCACTcacggtacactcaagcgtgttcttcagaagcagaaacggggaatgcagggtgaatCCCCGCACAGTCGGTTGGgaaaggctttgtacaccatgaatcaccttacggtgccgcagaactcaaataatcctgtcattttgaaccatcatctctcgttgcaggcttcggatggtgagcaacagcctcgagtgaaggtacgggtccgaaatttagtcaccaagcaatgggaaggaccctatgacctaatcgctatggggcgagggtatgcgtgtgtgtccacggacactgggacacgctggctaccttcaaagtgtgtccgtcctgacctgcgaccacagaggcagaattcggctgacaggcaaggtgtaagccgtgatcaacttgaaagtcaccaagtggatgaatcctcgagtgatcgctctgatgattcctccacagacagtgattgaatttgtatatattccctttgtaaatttattcatttttctttttctgtttttcttttttgtaaacttaaaagggtgagatgtcaccctgttttttctgagttttttaaagccttttgattgttcataaaatggagtcagactttttagctactgtacaatattaggagcagtttctacctttttctcacacatgtaacgtaaacaaatcctttgtttttcattctctgtcctttgcttgcatatttctaacctgaaagcaattgtaactgacagctggtttggccatttggctgaggggtgaaaactccagaagccaatccaaatgtataaaaagtaagaaataaacaggcagaggggctctcggctttggctcagccttgagctcactcggaggaactctctgccctgcgaaaatctctcgtctccgtgtgattgctttgcatatcccgATCACAGATCATGGTCACACTGTTGGGCCACACGGTCCCAAGAGGCCAGTGTGAAGCAGCAGGGCTTTGTGGAA
This DNA window, taken from Hirundo rustica isolate bHirRus1 unplaced genomic scaffold, bHirRus1.pri.v3 scaffold_295_arrow_ctg1, whole genome shotgun sequence, encodes the following:
- the LOC120747917 gene encoding olfactory receptor 14A16-like, with amino-acid sequence MSNSSSISHFLLLPLADTRHLQLLHFCLFLGISLAALLANGLIISAVACGHLLHTPMFFFLLNLALTDLGSICTTVPKAMHNSLWDTRNISYTGCAAHLFFFAFFISAEYSLLTIMCYDRYVSICKPLHYGTLLGSRACAHMAAAAWASGFLNALLHTANTFSLPLCQGNALGQFFCEIPHILKLSCSHSKLRELGLIVLSASLYFSCFVFIFFSYVQILRAVLRIPSEQGRHKAFSTCLPHLAVLSLFLSTGFVTYLKPPSISSPSLDLVVSVLYSVVPPVLNPLIYSLRNQELKAAVWFLLGECLLEVLKTEYDDEFARLLVQWKLFEGAVLRSTPPSSQTSRAASPISKQDRGLEESRIVTSDSEVLVEEGVPGAQAPLLFDQDSVTVWFLCCGTSIIYPMEAGQLTAVVEKQMVEACVRVTPSSQQMVAIATAVQPAVATVVQLTVATAVQPAMPTAVQLAVAAAVQPA